A region of Homo sapiens chromosome X, GRCh38.p14 Primary Assembly DNA encodes the following proteins:
- the TMSB4X gene encoding thymosin beta-4, which produces MSDKPDMAEIEKFDKSKLKKTETQEKNPLPSKETIEQEKQAGES; this is translated from the exons ATGTCTGACAAACCCGATATGGCTGAGATCGAGAAATTCGATAAGTCgaaactgaagaagacagagaCGCAAGAGAAAAATCCACTGCCTTCCAAAGAAA CGATTGAACAGGAGAAGCAAGCAGGCGAATCGTAA